CTCACGGTAGAAGAAGTAGACAAGCTCACCGGTCCGGTTATCGGCCACGCCAAATCAGCCACGTTCCGCACCTCCGATGTAGTGGGTCTGGATACGCTGATGAACGTAGCCAATGGGCTGGCCCAGGGCCTGCCCAACGACGAAGCCAAAGCTGTATTCCAACTGCCCGACTTCCTCAAGAAGATGGGCGAAAACAAGTGGCTGGGCGATAAAACCAAGCAGGGCTTCTACAAGAAAGTAACTGGAGCTAATGGCAAGTCAGAAATTCTGGCGCTGGACCTGAACACGCTGGAGTATAAGCCCAGCCAGAAGGTGAAGTTTGCCACCTTAGAAGCCACCAAGCCGATTGAAAAGCTGGCGGACCGCTTCAAGGTGCTGGCCGCGGGCAAAGACAAAGCCGGTGCGTTCTACCGCAAGATGTTCGCGGGCCTGTTTGCCTACGTGACCAACCGCATTCCGGAAATCACCGACTCGCTCTACAAGATTGACGATGCCCTGCGTGCCGGCTTTGGCTGGGAGTTGGGTCCGTTTGAAACCTGGGATGCCCTGGGCGTGGAGAGAGGCCTGGAGCTGCTGCAGGCCGAAGGCAAAGAGGCCGCCGACTGGGTGCGCGAGATGCTGGACGCCGGCAATACTTCCTTCTACCAGGTAAATAAGCAGGGCGTAAAGCAGTATTACGACCTCGAATCGAAGAGCTACAAGGCCATTCCGGGCGTCGAGAACTTCGTGATTCTGGATAACCTGCGCGCCACGGGCAAAGTGCTCTGGAAAAACGCCGGGGCTTCAGTTATCGACCTCGGCGACGGTATCCTGAACGTGGAATTCCACAGCAAAATGAACACGCTGGGCTCTGATGTTATTCAGGGCTTGCTGAAAGGCGTGGAGCTGGCTGAGAAAGATTTCCGCGGTCTGGTGGTGGGGAACGACGCCCCCAACTTCTCGGCGGGCGCCAATTTGGGCCTCGTGTACATGTTTGCCTTGGAGCAGGAGTACGATGAGATAAACATGATGATTGCTCAGTTTCAGCAGGCCATGATGCGCATGCGCTACAGTAGCATTCCGGTGGTGGGTACACCCCATGGCCTCACGCTGGGTGGCGGCTGCGAGCTGAACCTGCACTGCGACCGGGTAGTAGCTTCGGCGGAAACCTACATGGGCCTGGTAGAATTTGGCGTAGGCCTGATTCCGGCCGGTGGCGGCACCAAGGAAATGACCCTGCGCACCGCCGCCAAGTACGAGGAAGGAGAGCCGGAGTACAACATGCTCCGCAACACCTTCATGACCATCAGCACGGCCAAGGTGTCGACCTCCGCTGCTGAAGCCTTCGATCTGGGCTTTATGCGCCGCGGCGATGAAGTGGTGGTGAACTCCAACCGCGTCATTGCCCAGGCCAAGGCCGCGGCCATTGAGCTGGCCGATGATGGCTACACCCAGCCCACGCAGAAAACCAACATCAAGGTGCACGGCAAAGGCGCGCTGGGCATGTTCCTGACGGGCGTTTCGGCCATGAAGGAAGGCCGCTACATCTCCGACCATGACGTGAAGATTGCCAACAAGCTGGCCTACGTGATGTGCGGCGGCGACCTGAGCGCCCCTACGGAAGTATCGGAGCAGTACCTGCTGGATCTGGAGCGCGAAGCTTTCCTCTCGCTGACCGGCGAGCGGAAAACGCTGGAGCGGATTCAGTCTATTCTGACCACTGGCAAGCCGCTGCGCAACTAACTACTTGTCATGTCGAGCAGAGCGAGACATCTGGCCTGAAAAAGTTGTTGACTTGCTAACTTCAGATTCCTCGCCTTCGCTCGGAAGGACATTCGATTCAACTCTCTAAGAAGAAACTTCTCATGAATGCATATATCGTAGCTGGTTACCGTACGGCCGTAGGCAAAGCCAACCGTGGCGGTTTCCGCTTCACCCGCCCCGATGACCTGGCCGCCGACGTCATCAAGCACCTGGTGGCCTCCGTGCCCGCCCTCGACCCCACGCGCATCGACGATGTGATAGTGGGCAATGCCGTGCCGGAAGCCGAGCAGGGCCTGCAAATGGGCCGTCTGATTTCGCTGCTGGCTTTGCCCATGAACGTATCAGGCCTTATTGTGAACCGCTACTGCGGCTCCGGGGTAGAAACCATTGCCATGGCCGCCGGTAAAATTGCCGCCGGCATGGCCGACTGCATCGTGGCCGGTGGTACGGAAAGCATGAGCCTGGTGCCCACCGTAGGCTGGAAAACGGTGCCCAACTACAAGCTGGCCAAAGAGCACCCGGACTACTACCTCGGCATGGGCCTCACCGCCGAAGCCGTAGCCCAGGACTACAAGATTTCCCGCGAAGACCAGGACCAGTTCTCCTACAACTCCCACCAGAAGGCCATTAAAGCCATTCAGGCCGGCAAGTTCAAGGAACAGATTGTGCCCATCACGGTAGAAGAAACTTACCTGGACCCCGCCAGCGGCAAAAAGAAAACCCGCTCTTACGTGGTAGATACCGATGAAGGCCCCCGTGCTGATACCTCGGTAGAAGCCCTGGGCAAGCTGCGCCCCGTGTTTGCAGCCAACGGTACCGTAACGGCCGGCAACTCCTCCCAGACTTCCGATGGCGCTGCCTTCGTCATTGTGATGTCGGAGCGCATGGTGAAGGAGCTGAACCTGGAGCCCATTGCCCG
The Hymenobacter sp. DG25B genome window above contains:
- a CDS encoding 3-hydroxyacyl-CoA dehydrogenase/enoyl-CoA hydratase family protein — encoded protein: MNRTIKKVAVLGSGVMGSRIACHFANIGVQVLLLDIAPKELTPDEEKKGLKLDAPAVKNRIVNSSLQAAIASNPSPLYRKADASRIKTGNFDDNLKNIAQYDWTIEVVVERLDIKKSLFERVEQFRKPGTLITSNTSGIPIHLMTEGRSEDFKKHFCGTHFFNPPRYLKLLEIIPTPDTDPAIVDFLLHYGDLYLGKTTVLAKDTPAFIANRVGVFAIMDVLQVMQELGLTVEEVDKLTGPVIGHAKSATFRTSDVVGLDTLMNVANGLAQGLPNDEAKAVFQLPDFLKKMGENKWLGDKTKQGFYKKVTGANGKSEILALDLNTLEYKPSQKVKFATLEATKPIEKLADRFKVLAAGKDKAGAFYRKMFAGLFAYVTNRIPEITDSLYKIDDALRAGFGWELGPFETWDALGVERGLELLQAEGKEAADWVREMLDAGNTSFYQVNKQGVKQYYDLESKSYKAIPGVENFVILDNLRATGKVLWKNAGASVIDLGDGILNVEFHSKMNTLGSDVIQGLLKGVELAEKDFRGLVVGNDAPNFSAGANLGLVYMFALEQEYDEINMMIAQFQQAMMRMRYSSIPVVGTPHGLTLGGGCELNLHCDRVVASAETYMGLVEFGVGLIPAGGGTKEMTLRTAAKYEEGEPEYNMLRNTFMTISTAKVSTSAAEAFDLGFMRRGDEVVVNSNRVIAQAKAAAIELADDGYTQPTQKTNIKVHGKGALGMFLTGVSAMKEGRYISDHDVKIANKLAYVMCGGDLSAPTEVSEQYLLDLEREAFLSLTGERKTLERIQSILTTGKPLRN
- a CDS encoding acetyl-CoA C-acyltransferase; the protein is MNAYIVAGYRTAVGKANRGGFRFTRPDDLAADVIKHLVASVPALDPTRIDDVIVGNAVPEAEQGLQMGRLISLLALPMNVSGLIVNRYCGSGVETIAMAAGKIAAGMADCIVAGGTESMSLVPTVGWKTVPNYKLAKEHPDYYLGMGLTAEAVAQDYKISREDQDQFSYNSHQKAIKAIQAGKFKEQIVPITVEETYLDPASGKKKTRSYVVDTDEGPRADTSVEALGKLRPVFAANGTVTAGNSSQTSDGAAFVIVMSERMVKELNLEPIARMVTYATEGIDPRIMGMGPIKAIPKALKQAGMKLEDIDLFELNEAFASQSLAVMRELGMDQSKVNVNGGAIALGHPLGCSGAKLSIQLFHELRAQNKKYGMVTACVGGGQGVAGIYELLK